One genomic window of Arcobacter lacus includes the following:
- a CDS encoding beta-ketoacyl-ACP synthase III: protein MIYAAFRSIGAYIPPKIMSNADFEKIIDTSDEWITKRTGIKERRIANEGEASSDLGARAAEVAIERAGISKEEIDLVICATVTPDFLCMPSTACLIAAKLGLPNVMAFDISAACTGFVYALNVAKAFIESGMKKNVLIVGAEKYSAILDYTDRTTCFLFGDGAGAAIISATNDKNESIIDINCSSDGNYEDLIKTPGGGSKNPCSQEVLENKMACIKMKGNETFKLAVKTLTSDVKTMLEKHNLTNEDINHFIPHQANYRIIKAVGEALDLSDEQTVVTVDKYGNTSAASIPMAMNYAFEQGKIKAGETILFDAFGGGLTWGSALFKFAPIKR from the coding sequence ATGATTTATGCAGCTTTTAGGTCTATTGGAGCTTATATTCCTCCAAAGATTATGTCAAATGCAGATTTTGAAAAAATAATTGATACTAGTGATGAGTGGATTACTAAAAGAACTGGTATTAAAGAAAGAAGAATTGCAAATGAAGGTGAAGCTTCATCTGATTTAGGTGCACGTGCTGCTGAAGTTGCTATTGAAAGAGCAGGTATATCTAAAGAAGAAATTGATTTAGTAATTTGTGCAACAGTAACTCCAGATTTTTTATGTATGCCTTCAACAGCTTGTTTAATTGCCGCAAAACTAGGACTTCCTAATGTTATGGCTTTTGATATAAGTGCTGCTTGTACAGGATTTGTATATGCACTTAATGTTGCAAAAGCATTTATTGAATCAGGAATGAAAAAAAATGTACTAATTGTTGGTGCAGAAAAGTATAGCGCAATTTTAGATTATACAGATAGAACGACTTGTTTTCTATTTGGAGATGGAGCAGGAGCAGCTATAATTTCAGCAACGAATGATAAAAATGAATCAATTATAGATATTAATTGCTCTAGCGATGGAAACTATGAAGATTTAATTAAAACACCTGGTGGAGGAAGTAAAAATCCTTGTAGTCAAGAAGTTTTAGAAAATAAAATGGCATGTATAAAAATGAAAGGAAATGAAACTTTCAAACTTGCAGTTAAAACTTTGACTTCTGATGTAAAAACAATGCTTGAAAAACATAATCTTACAAATGAAGACATAAATCATTTTATTCCTCATCAAGCAAATTATAGAATTATAAAAGCAGTAGGTGAAGCTTTAGATTTAAGTGATGAACAAACTGTTGTTACAGTTGATAAATATGGAAATACATCAGCTGCTTCAATTCCTATGGCTATGAATTATGCATTTGAACAAGGTAAAATAAAAGCTGGTGAAACAATACTGTTTGATGCTTTTGGTGGTGGACTTACTTGGGGAAGTGCTTTATTTAAATTTGCTCCAATTAAAAGATGA
- the plsX gene encoding phosphate acyltransferase PlsX — MLRIAIDAMGGDFGPEPIIEGLVLALRKNNNFTAIAVGNKEQLLPLIPQGLLPRIEILDTNDVISMHDSATDALKRKDSTIYKAIELVREGNADAVVSAGHSGASMSLATLRIGRIKGVSRPAIATLMPTSENQNTLVLDVGANVDSDAKNLFEFAVMGQVYAQYALRLDEPIVGLLSNGEEDSKGNEVTKEAYKLLSKLPGFAGNVEGSDIFKGTVDVVVCDGFIGNILLKTAEGVADTIGKIIKKNLKRSLISIAGAVLMRKVFKNLKVRVDYAEYGGAPLLGVKAPVIISHGKSNSKAIQNAIFQAINAASSNLDSIIEQRLVEYSNNKID; from the coding sequence ATGTTAAGAATAGCAATAGATGCAATGGGTGGGGACTTTGGTCCTGAACCTATAATTGAGGGTTTAGTTTTAGCTCTCAGAAAAAACAACAACTTCACAGCAATAGCAGTTGGAAATAAAGAACAACTTCTACCTCTTATCCCGCAAGGTTTATTACCAAGAATCGAAATCCTAGACACAAATGATGTTATTAGTATGCATGATAGTGCAACAGATGCATTAAAAAGAAAAGATTCTACAATTTATAAAGCAATAGAATTAGTTAGAGAAGGAAATGCTGATGCAGTAGTTTCTGCTGGACATTCAGGTGCTTCTATGTCTTTAGCAACACTAAGAATTGGAAGAATTAAAGGTGTTTCTAGACCTGCCATTGCAACACTTATGCCAACAAGTGAAAATCAAAATACTTTGGTTTTAGATGTTGGAGCAAATGTTGATAGTGATGCAAAAAATTTATTTGAATTTGCTGTTATGGGACAAGTTTATGCTCAATATGCATTAAGACTTGATGAACCAATAGTTGGACTTTTAAGTAATGGTGAAGAAGACAGTAAAGGTAATGAAGTTACAAAAGAAGCTTATAAATTACTATCTAAACTTCCAGGATTTGCAGGAAATGTTGAAGGTAGTGATATCTTTAAAGGAACTGTTGATGTTGTTGTTTGTGATGGTTTTATAGGTAATATTTTACTTAAAACTGCTGAAGGTGTTGCAGATACAATAGGTAAGATTATTAAAAAGAATTTAAAAAGATCTCTAATCTCAATTGCAGGCGCAGTTCTTATGAGAAAAGTGTTTAAAAACTTAAAAGTAAGAGTTGACTATGCTGAATATGGTGGGGCTCCATTACTTGGAGTAAAAGCACCTGTTATTATATCTCATGGAAAATCGAATTCAAAAGCAATTCAAAATGCAATATTCCAAGCAATTAATGCAGCGAGTTCAAATTTAGATAGTATAATAGAACAAAGATTAGTAGAATACAGTAATAATAAAATAGATTAA
- the rpmF gene encoding 50S ribosomal protein L32, giving the protein MAVPKRRVSHTRSAKRRTHYKITLKKPVKDSDGSWKMPHMVNPNTGEYKN; this is encoded by the coding sequence ATGGCAGTACCAAAGAGAAGAGTATCTCATACAAGATCAGCAAAAAGAAGAACTCATTATAAAATTACGTTAAAAAAACCAGTAAAAGATAGTGATGGTTCTTGGAAAATGCCTCATATGGTTAATCCAAACACTGGTGAATATAAAAACTAA